The DNA sequence GCGGCGGTTGAGGGGGCGGGCGGCGGCGCCGCGGCGGCCCCGCTGCTCGGGGGCCGCATCGCCGGCGGCGGGGGCCCCGGTGGCTTCGCGGGGTGCATCGGGGGCCGCTGGGGCCGGGCGGCGCTCGGCGGCGGGGCGGGGCTCGCGCGGCTCCCGTTCCCGTTGTTCCCGGGGCTCGCGTTGCTCGCGTGGTTCACGCTGCTGTTCCCCCCGGGGCTCGCGTTGTTCCCTTGGCTCGCGTAATTCACGCGGCTCGCGGGTGCTGGGGCGCTCGGCGCGGGGCGGGCGCGGGGCCCCGGCGGTGGCAGGGGCTTCGGGGGCACCGTCAGGACCACCGTCGGGCTTGCCTTTTTTGCGCTTGCTGCGCTTGCCGCTGGTGCGGATCTGGTCATCGAGGCGATCGAGCGAGCCCTCCACGATGGCCGATACTTCGGGCTCCGGCTCCTCCTCGCGGGGGGGCAGCAGGCTCTCGATTTTCTCGCCGCGCTTGTTCATTTCGAGCAGCTCGCGCACGCGGGCGGCCTCCAGCATCACCCAGTTGTTATCGCCCTTGATGGCGAACCACATGCGGCGGCGGAAGATGTCAGTTTTCTGCAAAAAGGCCTCGCCTTTAGCCGTTTGCAGCGGGCGCTGCACCTGCGGAATGTCCTTCAGGGCATCGAGGTAAGCATCAAGCTCGTAGTTGAGGCAGCACTTGAGGCGGCCGCACTGGCCGGCCAGCTTCTGAGGGTTCAGGCTCAGGTTTTGGTAGCGGGCGGCGGTAGTACTCACCGTTTTAAAATCGGTAAGCCACGTCGAGCAGCACAGCTCGCGCCCGCAAATGCCGATGCCGCCGATACGGCCGGCCTCCTGGCGCAGCGAAATCTGGCGCATCTCCACCCGCACCCGGAACTCGTCGGCCAGCCGCCGGATCAGCTCCCGGAAGTCTACCCGGTCTTCGGCCGAGTAGAAGAACAGGGCCTTGGTGCGGTCGGCCTGGTACTCCACGTCGCTCAGCTTCATGCGCAGGCGCAATTCGCCCACCATCGCCCGGGCCCGGAACATGGTGCCGTTTTCGAGGTCGCGCACGGCCTGCCAGCGCTCCTCGTCGTCGGGCGTGGCCACACGCAGGATGGTGCGGATGTCTTTGGTATCGGTGGGCACCTTCTTCTTGCGCATTTGCAGGCGCACCAATTCGCCTTTCAGGCTCACGTGGCCCAGGTGCCAGCCGCTGCCGGTGGCCTCCACCACCACGGCGTCGCCGGTGACGAGGGGCAGGCGGTCGGCGTTGCGGAAGAACTCTTTGCGGCCGCCCTTAAAGCGGATTTCCACAATGTCGAAGCCCGCGAAGGAGTCGGGTACGTCCACGTCGGCTAGCCAATCGAAGACGTTGAGGCGGGTGCAGCCACTACTGCACCCCCCTTTAGAGCCGCAGCCGCCTACCTTACTGGTAGAGCAGCCGCCGCCGGAGGAACAAGTTGAACAAGCCATAAGGCCGAGGGTATATATATCGTGAAGCGGCGCTTTATCCGGGCCGCAGAAAGTTCGGAATCTAGCAAAGATAATCGTTTCGGCAAGCGTACGGGCAACCCGCAACGGCGCCTAGCTGCTAGGGCCCCAGCCCCCCGGCAAGGCCATAAAAAAAGCCCGCGGCGGAGCCGCAGGCTTTTCAGGCAACCAATCTGAGGTGCCGGCGCCAGACAGGCGCTGGGGGCCCTACGGCTTCAGCACCACCTTCGCGCAGTTCTCCTTCTTGTTGCGGAAGATGTCGTAGCCGTGGGCAGCGTCGGCCAGCGGCAGGTGCTGGGTGATGATGCCATCGAATTGCACTTTGCTGTTGATGACATACCAGAGGATTGGGCCCCCACCCCGGCGCACGTTTGGGTAGCGGATTATTATAGTGGCTTACCCCAATGCACGGGCCTGGCGCGTTGCAGCGGCATCTGTCGCCGCGGGCCTTCTGGCGCGACGTGCAGGACGTGCTGCGGCTAATTCCTTTTCGGTGGTGGTCCAAAATAAGATGGTCCGGCGGCTTTTTCCGTCGTCGGGCCACTCCGACGACGTCTCGGAGCCACTGTTTTTCAGCAAGAATAGCCCGACGAAGCCCTTCGGGCAACTCACCGGACCACCCCTTTTTAGACCACACCGACTTTTCATCGGCGGCGGGGCTACTGCATTGCGCAGGGCCCCGGCGGCGCACGCAACAACCTTGTACCTCTTATCATTTGGCAGCGGTAGCCCGCCCATCCTTCACGGCAAAAAGTACCATCCTACCCCCGGCGAGCAGGCCAGCGCGCAGGCATGGTACCGACCAGAAAACTGGTTACAAACCCGGCGGCAACAGTTGTTTCCGCGTAGGTATAGTAGTAACTGGCAAAAGGAACCGGTGCGGGACTACCCAGTGGCCGGCCGCTTTTCTAGCTTAACTACTGTTCCTACACAAGACTTTATGACCGAGCTTATTGAAATCCGACATCTTCAACTTACTGACTATGAGGCGGTGAAAACCGCCATGCTGCAAGCCTACCCGCGCATGGCCACCTACTGGCGGCGCGAGCAGCTAGCCCGGCTGGTGACCATTTTTCCCGAAGGCCAGTTTGTGGTAACGGTCAACGAGGAAGTGGTGGCCGCCGCGCTGGCCCTCGTTATCGACCACGAGAAGCTGGCCGACCAGCACACGTTCCGGCAGGTTACCGGCGACTATACCTTCTCGACCCATGACCCGGCCGGAGATACGCTTTATGGCATCGAGGTGTTTGTGGTGCCGGCCATGCGCGGGCGGCGGCTGGCGCGCCGCCTCTACGATGCCCGCAAGGAGCTGTGCGAGCGCCTCAACCTGCGCGCCATTGCTTTCGGAGCGCGCATTGCAGGCTACCACGAGTACCAGCACGAGCTGTCGCCGAAGGAGTACGTGCGCCGGGTGAAGGACCGTGAAATCGTGGACCCAGCGCTCAACTTTCAGCTGGCCAACGACTTCCACGCGGTGCGGGTATTGCGCAACTACCTGCCCGGCGACGAGGCCAGCGGCGACTACGCCCTGCTGATGGAGTGGGACAACATGCTCTACGACACCCGCCCGGCCCCGCCCGTGGCCCAGAAAACCCAGGTGCGCCTGGGCTTGGTGCAGTGGCAAATGCGCCTCTACGACGGCCTCGAAGACCTGTTTCAGCAAGTAGAATATTTTGTGGATGCGCTGGCGGCCTACCGCGCCGACTTTGCGCTGTTTCCCGAGCTGTTTCACGGCCCGCTGATGGCGGAGACGAACGAGCTGGCTGAAATCGACGCGATTCGCAAGCTCAGCCAGTTTTCGGACGAGATACTGGCCCGCTTTACCAAGCTGGCGGTGAAATACCACATCAACATCATCACCGGCTCGATGCCCGTGGTAGCCGACGAGGGCCACCTGCTGAACGTGGGCTACCTGTGCCGCCGCAACGGCTCAGTGGAGCGCTACGAGAAAATCCACGTGACGCCCAACGAGGCCAAGTGCTGGGCCCTGCGCGGCGGCACCCGCCTCCAAACGTTCGATACCGACTGCGGCCCCATCGGGGTGCTCATCTGCTACGATTCGGAGTTTCCGGAGTTGGCCCGCCTGCTGGCCGACCAGGGCATGAACATCCTGTTTATACCCTTTCTGACGGATACCCAGACGGCCTACTCACGGGTGCGGCACTGCGCCCAGGCCCGCGCCATCGAGAACGAGTGCTACGTGGCGATAGCCGGCTCGGTGGGCAACTTACCCAGGGTCAAGAACATGGACATCCAGTACGCCCAGAGTGCCGTGCTTACGCCCTGCGATTTCGCCTTTCCCACCACCGGCGTGAAAAGCGAGGCCACCCCCAACACCGAGATGATCCTCGTAACCGATGTGGACCTGTCTATCCTGGACCGCCTGCGCCACAGCGGCAGCGTACAGAACCTGCGCAACCGCCGCCACGATATGTACCGGCTCTCATCTAACGAGATGATGCCCAAGCACTAGGGCCCTGCCGGGCCCCGGCCCGCGCTTTTTCAATTTCTTACTTTCTTTCCATAAGTACCCGTTGGTGAATAGCTTATGTTAAAACAGACAGTCATACTGAGCTTGTTGAAGCATATATGCTAAGTAACTAACTATGAATTTTGTAGTTAACTCCGAATAAGAGATGCTGTGACTGCGCTCAGCATAACGTTCTTTACATCAAACTAATTAATAACGGGTACTTACCCCCTCCACTATGGCAGGAAAACTCACTGGCAAAGTTGCCCTCATCACGGGGGCCAGCGCCGGCATTGGCGAGGCCTGCGCCCGCGCGTTGGCCGCCGAAGGCGCCCAGCTCATCCTCACCGCCCGCCGCACCGAACGGCTCGAAACCCTGGCCGATGAACTGGCGGCCCACGCCCCCCGGCCCATCGTCGTCGTTGGCGACGCCCGCGACGAGGAAACGGCCCGCCAAGCCGTGCAAGCCGCCTTGGACGGCCCCGGCCGCCTCGACATCCTGCTCAATAACGCGGGCACCGGCAACTACAAAAACCTGGTGAACACCAGTGCCGACGAATACGACGACCTGATGGACACCAACATGCGCTCGACGTTTCTATTTACGCGCCACGCTGCGCCGGTCCTCATCAAGCAAGGCTCGGGCACCATCCTCATGCTTTCGTCGATGGCCGGCATATACGGCTTTGCGGGCGAGGCGGTGTATTGCGCCACCAAGTTTGCCCAGGTCGGCTTCGCCCAAGCCTTGGACAAGGAGCTGCGCCCCCACGGCATCAAGGTCGGGGTCATCTGCCCCGGCGGCGTCAAAACCGAATTCGCCCTCGGCCGCGGCCGCACCGAAGACAGCGTAGCCCAGTCGGGGATGCTGGAGCCCGAAGACGTAGCCGGGGCCGTGCTACTGGCCTGCACGCAGTCGCCGGGCTCGCGCATCATCGAAATTCAAATGCGCACCATGGCCGAAGGCCTGACCTAAGCCCTCCGCCGGACTATCTCCTTCCATAGCTTACCGAAGCCAGATCCGCTCTGGCTTCAAATTAAAAATGCCCTTCGCAAGCTTACGAAGGGTATTTTTGCTGGTAGGTAAGCGCTGGAGGCCCTACGGCTTCAGCACTACCTTCACGCAGTTCTCCTTCTTGTTGCGGAGGATGTCGTAGCCGTGGGCAGCGTCGGCCAGCGGCAGGTGCTGGGTGATGATGTCGTCGAACTGCACCTTGCCGTCGATGACGTATTAGAGGAGCTTATCGATGTGCTTCTGGGCCGGGGCCTGGCCGCCGCAGATAGTGATGCCCTTATCGAAAATTGGCGCACTGGGAAGTTATCGAACGGCGTAGCGTACGCGCCCACCACCGACACGATGCCGCCGCGGCGCACGGCGCTCATGCAGGTTTCGGTGATTTTGGGTGAGCCTTTCTCCAGGTTCAGCACGGCCTTAGCGCAGTCGGCGAGGCTGCGGTCGGGCTCGAAGCCCACGGCGTCCACGCACACTTCGGCCCCGCGGCCGGTGG is a window from the Hymenobacter nivis genome containing:
- a CDS encoding PSP1 domain-containing protein — encoded protein: MACSTCSSGGGCSTSKVGGCGSKGGCSSGCTRLNVFDWLADVDVPDSFAGFDIVEIRFKGGRKEFFRNADRLPLVTGDAVVVEATGSGWHLGHVSLKGELVRLQMRKKKVPTDTKDIRTILRVATPDDEERWQAVRDLENGTMFRARAMVGELRLRMKLSDVEYQADRTKALFFYSAEDRVDFRELIRRLADEFRVRVEMRQISLRQEAGRIGGIGICGRELCCSTWLTDFKTVSTTAARYQNLSLNPQKLAGQCGRLKCCLNYELDAYLDALKDIPQVQRPLQTAKGEAFLQKTDIFRRRMWFAIKGDNNWVMLEAARVRELLEMNKRGEKIESLLPPREEEPEPEVSAIVEGSLDRLDDQIRTSGKRSKRKKGKPDGGPDGAPEAPATAGAPRPPRAERPSTREPRELREPREQREPRGEQQREPREQREPREQREREPREPRPAAERRPAPAAPDAPREATGAPAAGDAAPEQRGRRGAAARPLNRRNGRGRSADGARPEGEAGEPRPPRADRPEGPRRNPDAPTPRPSGDAGPPREGRGGRGSRRGGGRGGEGRSGGDGAANPGAGPAPAGA
- a CDS encoding carbon-nitrogen hydrolase family protein; the protein is MTELIEIRHLQLTDYEAVKTAMLQAYPRMATYWRREQLARLVTIFPEGQFVVTVNEEVVAAALALVIDHEKLADQHTFRQVTGDYTFSTHDPAGDTLYGIEVFVVPAMRGRRLARRLYDARKELCERLNLRAIAFGARIAGYHEYQHELSPKEYVRRVKDREIVDPALNFQLANDFHAVRVLRNYLPGDEASGDYALLMEWDNMLYDTRPAPPVAQKTQVRLGLVQWQMRLYDGLEDLFQQVEYFVDALAAYRADFALFPELFHGPLMAETNELAEIDAIRKLSQFSDEILARFTKLAVKYHINIITGSMPVVADEGHLLNVGYLCRRNGSVERYEKIHVTPNEAKCWALRGGTRLQTFDTDCGPIGVLICYDSEFPELARLLADQGMNILFIPFLTDTQTAYSRVRHCAQARAIENECYVAIAGSVGNLPRVKNMDIQYAQSAVLTPCDFAFPTTGVKSEATPNTEMILVTDVDLSILDRLRHSGSVQNLRNRRHDMYRLSSNEMMPKH
- a CDS encoding SDR family oxidoreductase, producing the protein MAGKLTGKVALITGASAGIGEACARALAAEGAQLILTARRTERLETLADELAAHAPRPIVVVGDARDEETARQAVQAALDGPGRLDILLNNAGTGNYKNLVNTSADEYDDLMDTNMRSTFLFTRHAAPVLIKQGSGTILMLSSMAGIYGFAGEAVYCATKFAQVGFAQALDKELRPHGIKVGVICPGGVKTEFALGRGRTEDSVAQSGMLEPEDVAGAVLLACTQSPGSRIIEIQMRTMAEGLT